From one Triticum aestivum cultivar Chinese Spring chromosome 4B, IWGSC CS RefSeq v2.1, whole genome shotgun sequence genomic stretch:
- the LOC123094427 gene encoding glycerol-3-phosphate acyltransferase RAM2-like → MQSSTQEAHIVALFVRAYSALQLVCRERPGWLGPMAGTTTTTMTASPFPTVDKCASAGRSGDTVVADLDGTLLCGRSSFPYFAHMAFETGGVLRLLLLLVLAPLAGLLYYVVSESAGIQVLIFASMAGAKVDDVEAVARAVLPKFYCSDLHPESWRVFSACGRRCVLTANPRIMVEAFLKDYIGAHVVLGTELVVWRGRATGLVRSPGVLVGDNKAAALRQAFGDAAPEVGLGDRKTDYPFMRLCKEGYVVPPTPKLKPVPREDLPKPVIFHDGRIVQKPSPALALLTLLWIPIGFVLSCLRIAAGSLLPMRMVYHAFTALGVRVTVKGNPPPPASLETGQTGVLFICSHRTLLDPIFLSTALGRPITAVTYSVSRLSEMLSPIRTVRLTRDRAADAAMIRRLLKEGDLVICPEGTTCREPFLLRFSALFAELTDEIVPVAMENQMSMFHGTTARGWKGLDPFYFFMNPSPGYVVTFLNKLPHDLTCKGGKTSHEVANYIQRLIASTLSYECTSFTRKDKYKALAGNDGSVVSKPNIDKKKFMGS, encoded by the exons ATGCAGAGTTCGACACAGGAAGCACACATTGTAGCCTTGTTTGTGCGAGCGTACTCTGCATTGCAGCTTGTGTGCCGGGAGAGACCAGGTTGGTTGGGACCGATGGCGGGCACGACCACGACGACGATGACGGCGTCGCCGTTCCCGACGGTGGACAAGTGCGCGTCGGCGGGCCGGAGCGGGGACACGGTGGTGGCCGATCTGGACGGCACGCTGCTGTGCGGCCGGAGCTCCTTCCCCTACTTCGCGCACATGGCGTTCGAGACCGGCGGCGTGCTCCGCCTCCTGCTGCTGCTCGTGCTCGCGCCGCTCGCGGGCCTGCTCTACTACGTCGTGTCCGAGTCCGCGGGGATCCAGGTGCTCATCTTCGCCTCCATGGCCGGCGCCAaggtggacgacgtcgaggccgTGGCGCGCGCCGTGCTGCCCAAGTTCTACTGCTCCGACCTCCACCCGGAGTCGTGGCGCGTCTTCTCCGCCTGCGGCCGCCGCTGCGTGCTCACCGCCAACCCCAGGATCATGGTGGAGGCCTTCCTCAAGGACTACATCGGCGCCCACGTCGTGCTCGGCACGGAGCTCGTCGTCTGGCGCGGCAGGGCCACCGGCCTCGTCCGCTCCCCCGGCGTGCTCGTCGGCGACAACAAGGCCGCCGCGCTCCGCCAGGCGTTCGGCGACGCCGCGCCGGAGGTCGGCCTCGGCGACAGGAAGACGGACTACCCCTTCATGCGGCTCTGCAAGGAGGGGTACGTGGTGCCCCCGACGCCCAAGCTCAAGCCCGTGCCAAGGGAGGACCTGCCCAAGCCGGTCATCTTCCACGACGGCCGGATCGTGCAGAAGCCGTCGCCGGCGCTCGCGCTGCTCACCTTGCTCTGGATCCCCATCGGCTTCGTGCTCTCCTGCCTCCGCATCGCCGCCGGCTCGCTCCTGCCGATGCGCATGGTGTACCACGCCTTCACCGCGCTCGGCGTGCGCGTCACCGTCAAGGGCAACCCGCCCCCGCCGGCCAGCCTCGAGACCGGCCAGACCGGCGTGCTCTTCATCTGCTCCCACCGCACCCTCCTGGACCCCATCTTCCTCTCCACCGCCCTCGGCCGGCCGATCACCGCCGTCACCTACTCG GTATCGCGGCTGTCGGAGATGCTGTCGCCGATCCGCACGGTGCGGCTGACGCGCGACCGGGCGGCGGACGCGGCAATGATCCGGCGCCTGCTCAAGGAGGGGGACCTGGTGATCTGCCCCGAGGGCACCACCTGCCGGGAGCCCTTCCTGCTGCGCTTCTCCGCGCTCTTCGCCGAGCTCACCGACGAGATCGTGCCGGTGGCCATGGAGAACCAGATGAGCATGTTCCACGGCACCACGGCGCGAGGGTGGAAGGGGCTCGACCCCTTCTACTTCTTCATGAACCCGAGCCCCGGCTACGTCGTCACCTTCCTCAACAAACTGCCCCACGACCTCACCTGCAAGGGCGGCAAGaccagccacgaggtggccaactACATCCAGAGGCTCATCGCCTCCACCTTGTCCTATGAGTGCACCAGCTTCACCAGGAAGGACAAGTACAAGGCGCTCGCCGGCAACGACGGCTCCGTCGTCTCCAAGCCAAACATCGACAAGAAGAAGTTCATGGGCTCCTAA